The Cystobacter fuscus DSM 2262 genomic sequence AGTTGCTCGAGGCCATCTCACGGATGACGGCCAGTGAACCCCACGTGCGTTGCCGCGAGGGCGGCGGGCCCCTCGCCCCGCTCGCCACGGCCCTCAACCGCCTGTCCAACCGGCTCTCGGCGGCCCCCGTCGGAACAGAGGACATCTTTGGTCCCCGGACGCTGGTCGCTCAATCACACTCCATCATGATCACCTGTGACACCGAGGCGCGCATCCGCTTCATCAACGCCACCTTCCCCGGCCTCTCCCCGGAGGACGTCATGGGAACGAGCCTCTATCGCTGGCTCATGCCCGACATCGTCGAGCCCACGCGCGAGCTCGTCCAGAGGGTGCTCACCACCGGCGAGTTCGCCAAGATCGAGAGCCAGGGCGTGAGCGACTTCGGCACCCCCTGGCTCTCGACCCAGCTGGGTCCCATCAAGGAGGGCGAGCGCATCGTCGGCTTCACGGCCATCAACACGGACATCACCGAGCTCAAGCACGCCCAGTTGCGCCTGGAGCGCTCCAACCACGAGTTGGAGCGCTTCGCCTATGTGGCCTCGCATGACCTGCATGAACCGCTGCGCAAGATCCAGAGCTTCGGCGAGCGCCTCGAGTCCACCTCCGCCGAGGGCCTCGGCTCCGAGGGCCGCGACTACCTCGAGCGCATGCTCAAGGCCGCGGTCCGCATGCGAGGCCTCATCGACGACCTGCTCGCCTACTCGCGCGTGTCCTCGACCCACCGCCCCTTCACCTCGGTGGACCTGGCCGCCATCGCGCGCGAGGTGCTCGAGGACCTGTCGGCGATGACCGAGCGCACCGGGGCGAGCGTCACGCTCGGGGAGTTGCCCGTGCTCGAGGCCGACCCCACCCAGATGCGCCAACTGCTGCAGAACCTGGTGGCCAACGCCCTGAAGTTCCACCGCGAGGGGGTGCCTC encodes the following:
- a CDS encoding PAS domain-containing sensor histidine kinase; the encoded protein is MNTSRDDAPDMVAAKSSPPTEAQDVTVEELLEAISRMTASEPHVRCREGGGPLAPLATALNRLSNRLSAAPVGTEDIFGPRTLVAQSHSIMITCDTEARIRFINATFPGLSPEDVMGTSLYRWLMPDIVEPTRELVQRVLTTGEFAKIESQGVSDFGTPWLSTQLGPIKEGERIVGFTAINTDITELKHAQLRLERSNHELERFAYVASHDLHEPLRKIQSFGERLESTSAEGLGSEGRDYLERMLKAAVRMRGLIDDLLAYSRVSSTHRPFTSVDLAAIAREVLEDLSAMTERTGASVTLGELPVLEADPTQMRQLLQNLVANALKFHREGVPPVVSVRATLDPRLQRCELRVEDNGIGFEEKYTERIFNVFQRLHGRSQYEGSGIGLAICRKIAERHGGTIGARSTPGEGTTFLVSLPLRQRAAP